The following proteins come from a genomic window of Nitrospirota bacterium:
- the rpsS gene encoding 30S ribosomal protein S19, with protein MPRSLKKGPFVEEKLMRKTERMVASGEKRIIKTWSRRSTIVPEFIGLTFAVHNGKQFIPVYVTENMVGHKLGEFSPTRTFKGHAGGKKGR; from the coding sequence GTGCCGAGGTCTCTGAAAAAAGGGCCATTCGTCGAGGAGAAGCTCATGAGGAAAACGGAGCGGATGGTCGCGTCCGGCGAGAAGAGGATCATAAAGACCTGGTCCCGGCGCTCCACCATCGTGCCGGAGTTCATCGGGCTGACCTTCGCGGTGCACAACGGCAAGCAGTTCATCCCGGTCTACGTGACCGAGAACATGGTGGGCCACAAGCTCGGGGAGTTCTCCCCCACCAGGACGTTCAAGGGCCACGCCGGCGGGAAGAAGGGGAGATAA